Proteins encoded together in one uncultured Desulfobacter sp. window:
- a CDS encoding GNAT family N-acetyltransferase — protein MAKSTYWADSYVDKRCSAQAALKHIRPGQRVFIGSSCAEPQHLVKELSNISARFTDLEIVRLLSIESGPLTLIANESHSQQFKIRSIYLGSCGPSVIKKNQRFITPANLYQIPHLFKSGLMPLNAALIQASPPDDFGWMSLGISVDINLSACETADIVICQINPQMPRILGRSFIHVNDVDFIVEYEDPLLTIQPPPEQESAHTIAKHISRLIEDGSTLQTSLSLTTGAVMLALSDKNDIGIHSQYLSDAIMHLFSMGVITNKKKGFNDGKVVASSAVGSSLLYEFLDDNPSIEFYPSDYTNNPAIIGRHNKMVTLNTAMAIDLTGQVAADALPFNNYTGINGLLDFTRGAAMSEGGKSILMLTSTMDHEQKSRIVPRLADQAVVVPRGDIQFVATEYGVVNLFGKTLQERVMALVSIAHPDFRDELFAAAKEMGLISSDRKFKQAIKGVYPLKYEETIVIKDIPITFRPAKPTDERFIQEHYYTMNRGDIVSRFFHEKKSFAYDQIETTYEIDYINDLTIVATIGELGFEKIIAVGEYFRNTIINMAEVAYSVSKDYQGMGIAEILQKKLNQAAIDNGIKGLIAYTAPHNKGMIRLFDKQPYKITTDKNEDMLILTCLFNDPKENNDDDGGKSLGDAILSMG, from the coding sequence ATGGCAAAATCCACTTACTGGGCAGATTCCTATGTAGATAAACGTTGCAGTGCCCAGGCGGCCCTAAAACATATCCGGCCTGGTCAACGCGTATTTATCGGTTCATCCTGCGCTGAACCCCAGCATCTTGTCAAAGAGTTATCAAATATCTCCGCAAGATTCACTGATCTTGAAATCGTGCGCCTGCTCAGCATTGAAAGTGGTCCACTTACGCTTATTGCTAATGAGTCCCATTCCCAGCAGTTCAAGATCAGATCCATTTATTTAGGATCCTGCGGCCCGAGTGTTATCAAAAAAAATCAAAGATTTATTACGCCTGCGAATCTGTACCAGATCCCGCACCTGTTCAAATCCGGGCTCATGCCGTTGAATGCCGCGCTGATCCAGGCCTCCCCCCCCGACGACTTTGGGTGGATGAGTCTCGGCATTTCCGTGGACATCAATCTTTCGGCCTGCGAAACCGCTGATATTGTCATATGCCAGATAAACCCCCAAATGCCCCGGATTTTGGGCAGAAGTTTCATCCATGTGAATGATGTTGATTTTATAGTAGAATATGAGGATCCGCTTTTAACCATCCAGCCGCCCCCCGAGCAAGAGTCGGCCCACACCATTGCCAAACATATTTCACGTCTCATTGAAGATGGTTCAACCCTCCAGACAAGTCTGAGTTTAACCACCGGGGCAGTGATGCTGGCGTTATCCGATAAAAATGATATCGGCATTCATTCACAATACCTGTCAGATGCAATCATGCACCTTTTCTCCATGGGCGTGATAACAAATAAGAAAAAAGGGTTTAATGACGGCAAGGTTGTGGCCAGCTCTGCCGTTGGCTCCTCCCTGCTCTATGAGTTTCTTGACGACAACCCTTCCATTGAATTTTACCCATCGGATTATACCAACAACCCGGCAATCATAGGTAGACATAATAAAATGGTCACGTTGAACACGGCCATGGCCATTGACCTTACCGGCCAGGTGGCTGCCGATGCCCTGCCGTTCAACAACTACACAGGGATTAACGGCTTGCTTGACTTCACCCGTGGAGCGGCCATGTCCGAAGGTGGAAAATCAATTCTGATGCTGACCTCTACCATGGATCACGAGCAAAAAAGCCGGATCGTGCCCCGGTTGGCAGATCAAGCCGTGGTGGTACCCAGGGGAGATATCCAGTTTGTGGCAACAGAATACGGCGTGGTAAACCTTTTTGGCAAAACCCTTCAGGAGCGGGTCATGGCCCTGGTATCCATTGCCCATCCGGATTTTCGGGATGAACTGTTTGCCGCAGCCAAAGAGATGGGATTAATCAGCAGTGACCGCAAATTCAAACAGGCCATTAAAGGCGTCTACCCGCTGAAGTATGAAGAAACCATTGTCATAAAAGATATTCCCATTACATTCAGGCCGGCAAAACCAACGGATGAACGCTTTATCCAGGAACACTACTACACCATGAATCGTGGAGATATTGTTTCCAGGTTCTTTCATGAGAAAAAAAGTTTTGCCTATGATCAAATTGAGACCACCTATGAAATTGATTATATCAATGACCTGACCATCGTGGCGACCATAGGCGAGCTGGGATTTGAAAAAATTATTGCCGTGGGCGAATACTTCAGAAACACAATCATTAACATGGCTGAAGTGGCGTATTCCGTATCAAAAGATTACCAGGGCATGGGAATTGCCGAAATCCTGCAGAAAAAACTAAATCAAGCGGCCATTGACAACGGTATCAAAGGACTGATTGCTTATACCGCTCCACACAACAAAGGTATGATCCGCCTGTTTGACAAACAGCCCTATAAAATCACAACAGACAAAAATGAAGACATGCTTATCTTAACCTGCCTATTCAATGACCCTAAAGAAAACAACGATGACGACGGCGGCAAATCTTTAGGAGACGCCATTCTATCCATGGGGTAA
- the rlmD gene encoding 23S rRNA (uracil(1939)-C(5))-methyltransferase RlmD, whose protein sequence is MLPPSPLRQEARCEYNRFCGGCKWQQLPYERQLEYKKRHVVESLAHIGRLKDIRVTDVVASDYIYEYRNKMEFSCSSMRWLMPEELADESVKKGFGIGLHVPGTFDKVIDIHNCHIMPALGNDILETIRGFVAESGLAAYHLRRHEGFWRFVMLRHSVAQDQWMVNLVTSEKRPDVIDALSKLLVEKFSQIRCIVNNITDARSGVSTGKEEILIHGEDHLIEKLGDYQFKISANSFFQTNTRACEKLYSKVSEYAGLDGSQTVLDLYSGTGTIPIWLSGQAKKIYGIEIVHSAVIDARENVNLNGIDNCTFLEGDIKDVFRQVPEKPDVIIIDPPRVGMHKDVVGHVLAHSPEKIVYVSCNPATLARDLEMLASRYAVLEVTPVDMFPHTYHIESVALLVKKN, encoded by the coding sequence TTGTTACCCCCGTCGCCCCTGCGTCAGGAGGCAAGATGCGAGTACAATCGGTTTTGCGGGGGATGCAAATGGCAGCAACTGCCTTACGAGCGCCAGCTTGAATACAAAAAACGCCATGTTGTCGAGTCTCTGGCACACATCGGGCGCTTAAAAGATATACGGGTCACCGATGTTGTGGCTTCGGATTATATTTACGAATACCGCAATAAAATGGAGTTTTCCTGTTCTTCCATGCGCTGGCTGATGCCCGAAGAACTGGCGGATGAATCCGTTAAAAAAGGGTTTGGCATCGGACTTCATGTACCCGGTACATTTGACAAGGTGATTGACATTCATAACTGCCATATTATGCCGGCCCTGGGCAATGATATTTTAGAGACCATCCGTGGCTTTGTGGCTGAATCCGGGCTTGCGGCATATCATCTGCGCCGGCACGAAGGATTTTGGCGCTTTGTCATGCTCAGGCATTCCGTGGCCCAGGATCAGTGGATGGTTAATCTTGTGACCAGTGAAAAAAGACCTGATGTTATTGATGCTTTAAGCAAGCTGCTTGTTGAAAAATTTAGTCAAATTCGCTGTATCGTTAATAACATTACCGATGCCCGGTCCGGGGTCTCCACGGGCAAGGAAGAGATTCTGATCCACGGCGAAGATCATCTCATTGAAAAGCTTGGGGATTATCAGTTTAAAATTTCGGCAAACTCTTTTTTCCAAACAAATACCCGCGCCTGTGAAAAACTGTACAGCAAAGTTAGTGAATATGCAGGTCTTGACGGATCTCAGACTGTTTTGGATCTCTATTCAGGCACCGGTACTATTCCCATTTGGCTTTCCGGCCAGGCAAAAAAAATATACGGGATTGAAATTGTTCATTCTGCTGTGATTGATGCAAGGGAAAATGTAAACTTAAACGGCATTGACAACTGTACCTTTCTGGAAGGGGACATCAAGGATGTTTTTAGACAGGTGCCTGAAAAGCCGGATGTTATTATTATTGATCCGCCCAGGGTGGGGATGCACAAGGATGTAGTGGGGCATGTGCTGGCCCATTCGCCGGAGAAAATCGTTTATGTCTCCTGCAATCCTGCAACCCTTGCCAGGGATCTTGAGATGCTTGCATCGCGTTATGCGGTACTTGAAGTGACTCCTGTGGACATGTTTCCGCATACCTATCATATTGAATCCGTAGCGTTACTTGTGAAGAAGAACTGA
- a CDS encoding TRAM domain-containing protein, producing the protein MPVKKRKTYELDIIDLAFGGKGLAKPDGFPVFVDRCVPGDRVFVKIFKKKKSWAEGRLINIVTPVAPASGGKMRVQSVLRGMQMAATALRAPA; encoded by the coding sequence ATGCCCGTTAAAAAAAGAAAAACCTACGAACTTGACATCATTGACCTGGCCTTTGGGGGAAAGGGTCTGGCCAAACCCGATGGATTTCCCGTGTTTGTGGACCGTTGTGTTCCCGGAGACCGGGTTTTTGTAAAGATTTTTAAAAAAAAGAAATCCTGGGCTGAAGGACGGCTGATTAATATTGTTACCCCCGTCGCCCCTGCGTCAGGAGGCAAGATGCGAGTACAATCGGTTTTGCGGGGGATGCAAATGGCAGCAACTGCCTTACGAGCGCCAGCTTGA
- a CDS encoding alpha/beta hydrolase, with translation MKIIETDFTVDGFSLKGTLHLPLSHMPPLVVGSHGLEGSRNSAKQMLLSKVLPENNIAFFRFDHRGCGESQGSFIKDTSIEKRARDFYAAVRHILEMEVTSNRIALFGSSMGGATCIKAWRDLERAGYGIQGAVLCASPVNTRTIKRIPLAGNAKRPTLSLDFFKDNLLYDLCDLAKALHHVIIFHGRADEVVPVENAHMLYAAMQPPKEMILHDGGDHQMTDRAHQQDFEQRMIAWYKSAFNL, from the coding sequence ATGAAAATAATAGAAACCGATTTTACAGTGGACGGGTTCTCTTTAAAAGGCACCCTTCATCTGCCCTTATCCCACATGCCCCCTCTTGTGGTGGGCTCCCACGGCCTTGAAGGCAGCCGAAACTCTGCAAAACAGATGCTGTTGTCAAAGGTTCTTCCCGAGAATAATATTGCTTTTTTCCGTTTTGATCATAGGGGATGCGGAGAAAGCCAAGGCAGTTTTATCAAGGATACCAGCATTGAAAAACGCGCCAGGGATTTTTATGCGGCAGTGAGACATATTCTTGAAATGGAGGTTACATCGAACCGGATAGCCCTGTTTGGCTCCAGTATGGGCGGTGCCACCTGCATCAAGGCCTGGCGGGATCTTGAACGAGCGGGATACGGGATTCAGGGTGCTGTTCTGTGTGCATCCCCTGTGAACACCCGAACCATAAAACGCATCCCCCTGGCAGGCAATGCCAAGCGCCCTACCCTTTCCCTGGATTTTTTCAAGGACAACCTTTTATACGACCTTTGCGACCTGGCAAAGGCGTTGCACCATGTCATAATTTTCCATGGCCGTGCCGATGAGGTGGTCCCGGTGGAAAATGCCCATATGCTTTATGCCGCCATGCAACCGCCCAAAGAGATGATCCTCCATGACGGAGGCGATCACCAGATGACAGACCGGGCACACCAGCAGGATTTTGAACAAAGAATGATAGCCTGGTATAAATCCGCATTTAATCTATAG